The region GTTGTCCCGCAGGTCGCGGTAGGCGTCGTACGGGTGGGCCACGAACTCCGGATTCCAGGGATCAAACTTCACATAGGACACCATAACGGTAAAGCGCCTCTCACCAGGGGACTTGCCGGATCGCCCGTTCTCCGGGTTATAGTGCGCTCAGGTCATGAGTGCCAGCGTCAAGCCCCGGCTTGCTGGCCGGCAACCCTCGCGCTCGCGGCGGGGTGCCCCGGGTGAGGACCGGGTCCGGCGCGCGGTGCGCCGGGCAAGCGCGGGCTCCGCCGTACGACGCCATGGCAGGGGTCCCTGACCCGAGGAGACCTGGCGTTGTCCGCTCTCACCTTCGTTCCGCAGCAGCCCGCCACCCCCGTGTCCGAGCCCAACGCCGTGTCCGAGCCCAACCCCGTGTCCGAGCCTGTACGCACACCCGCGGTCGTGGGCGCTGACCTGGAGGTCCCGGTCCGGGGCGGCCGGCTCGTGCCGTACGCGAACCTCGACTACGCGGCGAGCGCGCCCTGTCTGGAGCCGGTGAACACCGCCGTCGCGGCGGCGCTGCCGGCCTACTCCAGCGTGCACCGGGGCGCGGGCTACGCCTCGCAGCTCACGACCCAGCGGTACGAGCAGGCCAGGCACACCGTGCGGGCCTTCGTCGGCGCCCGCCCCGGCGACGCCCTCGTCTTCGTGCGCAACACCACCGACGCGATGAACCTGCTGGCCCGCAGCCTCCCCGAGGGCACCACGGTCGTCGTGTTCGGCACCGAGCACCACGCCTCGCTGCTGCCCTGGGCCGACGCCGTACGGCTCGATCCCCCCGCCTTCCCCGGCGAGGCCGTCCGGGCCGCCGACGAGGCCCTCGCGGCGATCGAGGGCCGGGCCCTGCTCGTCGTGACCGCCGCGTCCAACGTCACCGGAGAGCTGTGGCCGATCGCCGGGCTCGCGCACATCGCGCACCGGCACGGCGCGCGGATCGCCGTGGACGCCGCCCAGTTCGTCCCGCACCGCGGCCTCAACCTCGCCGCGCTCGACCTCGACTACGTCGCCTTCTCCGGGCACAAGCTCTACGCGCCGTTCGGCGCGGGCGTGCTCGCCGGCCGGCCCGACTGGCTCGCCGCCGCCGACCCCTACCTGCGCGGCGGCGGAGCCGTACGGGCGGTGGGTGAGACCACCGAGTGGAGCGACGACCCCGAGGCGCGGCACGAGGCGGGGACGCCCAACGTGCTCGGCGCGGTCGCGCTCGCCGCCGCCTGCGACGCCCTCGCCGCGACCGGCTGGACCCCGCTGGTGCGGGAGGAGGAGCGGCTGCTCGCCCGCCTGCGCGCCGGACTCGCCGCGATCCCCGGCGTACGCGAACTGTCACTGTGGGGGCCGGACCACCCGCGCGTCGGGATCGTGTCGTTCGTCGTGGAGGGCCGCCCGGCCCGGGAGGTCGCCGAGATCCTCTCGGCCGAGCACGGCATCGGCGTCAGGGACGGCAAGTTCTGCGCCCACCCCTTCGTCCGACACCTCCTCGGCGGCGCGGAGGACGAGGGCTGCGCCGACGGCACGGTCAGCGCCGTACGCGCCTCGATCGGCATCGGCACGACCGAGGAACACGTCGACCGCCTCGTCACCGCCCTCCGCGAAATCGCCCCCGCCTGACCACGGAACGCGTCTCCGCGAGGAGCTTCCTCGCGCCTTCCTCGATCACGGCAGGGGAGACGCCGGCCTCGTGCAGTTCCTGCTCGATGTCGGCCCAGTCCCCCGGTGTCCTCTTCGGCAGGCTCGCCACGGACGGCAGGATAGCCGTCACCGGGCTGCGGCTCGGTGAGTTCGGGCGCCACGGGCGTGAAAGCATGGACGGTATGACCGAGCAGGGCGGCCCGCGGATCGAGCGAGTGGTGGGCATCGGCGCCGGGGCGGACGCGGTGCGGCCGAGGGAGCTCGCGACCGAGGACCTGGTCCTCGACATCGGGCCGCAGCATCCGTCCACGCACGGGGTGCTGCGGCTGCGGCTCGTCCTGGACGGCGAACGGATCGTGACCGCCGAGCCGATCGTCGGCTACATGCACCGCGGCGCGGAGAAGCTCTTCGAGGTGCGCGACTACCGGCAGATCATCGTGCTGGCCAACCGGCACGACTGGCTGTCGGCGTTCGCCAACGAGCTGGGCGTCGTGCTCGCGGTCGAGCGGATGATCGGCATGCAGCCCCCGGCCCGGGCCGTGTGGGCCCGGACCCTGCTGGCCGAGCTCAACCGCGTGCTCAACCACCTGATGTTCCTCGGCGGCCATCCCCTGGAGCTGGGCGCGGCCGGGCCGGTCTTCCCCGCCTTCCGCGAGCGGGAGACGCTGCAGTACGTCATGGAGGAGATCTCCGGCGGCCGCATGCACTACATGTTCAACCGGGTGGGCGGGCTGAAGGAGGAGCTGCCCGAGGGCTGGCTCGGCCGCGTGACCACCGCCGTGGCGGCCGTGCGGCGGCGGCTGCCCGATATCGAGGAGCTGGTCACGGGCAACGAGGTCTTCACGGCGCGCACCCGCGGCGTCGGCGTGCTCGACCATGAGACGATCATGCAGTACGGCGTGAGCGGCCCGGCCGCGCGGGCCTCGGGAGTGGACTTCGACCTGCGGCGCGACGAGCCCTACCTCGCGTACGGCGAGCTGCCCGTGAAGGTCGTGACCCGCTCGGCGGGTGACTGCCAGGCCAGGTTCCAGGTGCTGCTCGACCAGGTCAAGGTGTCCCTCGACCTCGCCGACGCCTGCGTGGAGCGGCTGCGCCACCTGCCGCCCGGCCCGATCAACCAGCGCCTGCCGAAGGTGCTCAAGGTGCCGGAGGGCCACACGTACGCCTGGACGGAGAACCCGCTCGGCCTCAACGGCTACTACCTGGTGTCACGTGGCGAGAAGACCCCCTGGCGGCTCAAGCTGCGCAGCGCCTCCTACAACAACGTCCAGGTGCTCCGCGAGCTGCTGCCCGGCCACACGGCCGCCGACCTGATCGCGATCCTCGGGTCGATGTTCTTCGTGGTCGGCGACATCGACAAGTAGGGACTCAGCTCTCTCCGCCGGGCTTGCCGGGCACCCGGCAGCAGTGTTCGAGGAAGAGCGCGGCGCAGATCAGGACCACGCAAGCCACGAACGACCCGCCACCGATGATGGCGTCCTGGCGGGGCTTGTCCAGGTCGAGCAGGTCCAGCACGCGCAGGACGAAACCGGCGAAGACCCCGGCGAACGCCGCGCCCGCGTACGCGGTGGCCTGGGCCAGCGCGGCCAGGCGCGCGACGGCGAGCGGCTCGACCGGCTTGGTGTCCGGGCGGCGCAGGATCCTCGCCCGGGTCAGCCAGCCCGTGTACGCCTCGCCGATCGCGAGCAGCAGCACGGTGGGCACCGCGGTCCACGGCAGTGTGGGCACCACGGAGTAGGACTGCCGCAGCAGGCCCCAGGTGAGCACGGCGAACACGACCACGAGACCGACGAGCACGCCGGGGTTGCTGGGCTTCACTCGGGGTCTCTCCTCGTCAGGCCGGGGGTTCGAGCACGAGGTCGGTGCGCAGCCGTACCCCGCTCTGGTCGAGGTCGGCCAGCAGGGCCGCGACGGACCCGCGCCCGGGCAGCACCGCCGCGGGGTCCGCCTGGGCCCACGGCACCAGGACGAACGCCCGCTCGTGCGCGCGGGGATGCGGGAGGGTGAGCTCGGGATCGTCCGACATCAGCGTGCCGACCGCGATCAGGTCCACGTCGAGGGTCCGGGGGCCCCACCGCTCCGCGCGCTCACGGCCGAAGGCGTTCTCGACGCTGTGCGCCCGCTCCAGCAGGGTGCGGGGGTCGAGCATGCTCTCGGCGACGACCACCGCGTTCAGGTACGCGCTCTGGGTGGGCCCGCCGACCGGTTCGGTCTCGTAGACCGGCGACGCCGCCACGAACGTGAGCCCGGGCGCGTCGAACAGCGCGTCGACGGCGCCCTGCAGGTTCTCGATGCGGCGGCCGAGGTTGCTGCCGAGCGCGATGACGACCCTCATGCGCGCCCCCTTCTGATCGTCACCACCACGTCGTCGAACGGCAGCGGGATGGGCGCCGCCGGTTTGTGCACACTGATCTCCGCCTCCTCGACCATTTCGTGGGCCAGGCAGGCCGCCGCCAGCCGCTCGGCGAGGGTCTCGATGAGGTTGACCGGCTCGCCCTCCGCGATCCGGACGAGTTCCAGGGCCAGCGCGCCGTAGTCGACCGTCAGGGTGAGGTCGTCGGCCGCGGCGGCCGGGGCGGTGTCGAGACGCAGGCAGACGTCGATCACGAACTCCTGGCCGAGCTCGCGCTCGGCCGGCAGGCACCCGTGCCTGCCGCGCGCCCGCAACCCCGTCAACCGCACCGCGTCGCGGCTCACTGCTCCTGGTCCTCCTCCTCGTCGTCGTCGTCGCTCTGCAGGACCGGAGATCCGTGGTAGAGCCACAACCGCCAGCCCCCGGAGGTCCGCACGTAGGTGCTGGAGGCGACGACCCGGCCGGCGGCGAAACCCGGTTCGTCGCTGTCGGCGGCGGTGAGGATGTTCTCCGCGCAGGTGACGACCGCGACGTCACCGAGCACGGTGGTCTGCACGTCGGTCAGCACGAACTGGATGTACGTCGTGTTCGCCATGATGAGCGCCCACGAGCGCAGCACCTCCGACCGCCCGCTCAGCATGGGCCAGCCGGGGTGGACGCACAACGCGGGACGTCCCGGGACGTCCTCGATCCATATCTCCGACATCCTGTCGAGGTCGCCCGCCTCGATGGCGTTGTAGAACGCCTGGTTGAGCTCCTCGATGTCCTTCATGGGCGTCCCTGTCGGCATATCCTCACCGGCTCTCGTCGGCATGTCGCGCGGCTGCGTGTCGTGCGGCTACTGCGTCCCTCGCGCCTGCCGCGTGTCGTACGCCTGCTGCCCTCCAGGTGGCGGCGACGCGCACCGCGTCGGCGTTCGGCCGCACCCGGTGGACCCGGACGCACCACGCCCCGGCCTCCGCCGCGAGCGCGGTGACGGCGACGGTCGCGTCGTCACTGCCGTCGAAGGGGCGTGGTTCGCCGTCCGGCCCGGCCAGCAGGCGGCCGAGGAACCGCTTGCGCGACGCCCCGACCAGCAGGGGATGGCCGAGCCGGTTCAGCTCGGCGATACCGGCCAGCACGGCCCAGTTGTGCTCGGCGTTCTTGGAGAAACCGAGGCCGGGGTCGAGCACGATCTGCTCCTCCCGCACGCCCTCGGCCAGCACGGAGTCGACCCGCTTGCGCAGTTCCTCCGCGACCTCGGTCAGCACGTCGTCGTAGACGGCCCGGTTGTCCATGTCGCGGCTGTGCCCGCGCCAGTGCATCACGACGTACGGCACGCCGGTCGCGGCCACCACGCGCGGCATCGCCGGGTCGGCCAGGCCGCCGCTCACGTCGTTGACCAGCCTGGCCCCGGCCGCGACCGCCGCCTCGGCGACCTCCGCCCGCATGGTGTCGACGCTGACCGTGACGCCCTCCTGGGTGAGGGCGCGGATCACCGGTTCGACGCGGCGCAGTTCCTCCTCCAGCGAGACCCGGGCCGCTCCCGGGCGGGTGGACTCGCCGCCCACGTCCACGATGTCGGCGCCCTCGGCCACCAGGTCGAGACCGTGCCGGATCGCGACGTCGGGGTCGAACCACTGTCCGCCGTCGGAGAACGAGTCGGGGGTCACGTTGACCACGCCCATGACCAGACAGCGCTCGGCCTCGGGCATGCCGGGCACGCTCGGAGTGGTCATGGAGTCCAGCCTAGTGCCGGTTCGGCAGGGCTCGTCCGGCAGGAGCACACCCGCCCACTCAACCACGCAGGATCAGCGACATGGCCTCGGCCCGCGTCGCCTCGCTGCTGCGGAAGTCGCCCCGGACGGCCGAGGTGATCGTCTTGGCGCCGGGCTTGCGCACGCCGCGCATGGTCATGCACATGTGCTCCGCCTCGATCACCACGATCACCCCGCGCGGCTCCAGCACCTGCATCAGGCCGTCGGCGATCTGCGAGGTCATCCGCTCCTGCACCTGCGGCCTGCGGGCGTAGACGTCCACCAGCCTGGCGAGCTTCGACAGGCCGGTGATGCGTCCCTTCTCGTTCGGCGTGTACCCGATGTGGGCCACGCCCTGGAACGGCAGCAGATGGTGCTCGCAGGTGGACATGACCTCGATGTCCTTGACGAGCACCATCTCGTCGTGGTCCGCGTCGAACATCGTGGTCAGCGCGTCCTCGGGACGCTGCCCCAGACCCGCGAACTGCTCGGCGTACGCCCGCGCCACCCGGGCGGGGGTGTCGCGGAGCCCGTCGCGATCGGGGTTCTCCCCGATCGCGAGCAGGATCTCGCGTACGGCCTTCTCGATCCGGCCGTGGTCGAATCCGGAAGGCGGGCCCGCCGGGTGCGGCTCGGCCACGGTCAGGCCTCGTCCCGCTGCGTCGACTGGTCGTTCGCCCACGGGGCCGCGCCGGAGCCGCCGGCCGGGAGCGCCGAGCCGTTGCCGTTCGCCCGCTCCTTCGGCGTGATGACCGGAGGACGGTCCGACGGCAGGCGCTTGCCGTACCCGGCGTAGGAGGGGCGCTTCTCCCTGGTCACGACGGGCGAGAAGATCTGGAGGACCTGCTCCCGGGAGAGCGTCTCCTTCTCCATGAGCTCCAGCACCAGGTTGTCGAGCACGTCGCGGTACTGGACGAGGATCTCCCACGCCTGGTCGTGCCCGCTCTCGATGAGGCGGCGGACCTCCTCGTCGATCGCCGAGGCGATCTGCTCGGAGTAGTCGCGCTCGTGACCCATCTCGCGGCCGAGGAAGACCTCGCCGTTCCCGCTGCCGAACTTGCGGGCGCCGAGCCGCTCGCTCATGCCGTACTCGGTGACCATGCGGCGGGCGATCGAGGTCGCCTTCTCGATGTCGTTGGACGCGCCGGTGGTGGGCTCGTGGAAGACGAGCTCCTCCGCGGTGCGGCCGCCGAGCAGCATGGCGAGCTGGTCCATCATCTCGGACCGGGTCGCGAGGAACTTGTCCTCCATCGGCAGCGTCATCGTGTAACCGAGGGCGCGGCCGCGCGACAGGATCGTGATCTTGTGGACCGGGTCGGAGTTGGGCAGCGCGTGGGCCACCAGGGCGTGGCCGCCCTCGTGGTAGGCGATGATCTTCTTCTCCTGGTCCGACATGACCCGCGACTTGCGCTCCGGACCGGCCATCACGCGGTCGATCGACTCTTCGAGGGTCGCCATCGTGATGAGCTTCTGGTCCTGCCGGGCGGTCAGCAGCGCCGCCTCGTTGATCACGTTGGCGAGGTCGGCGCCGGTGAAGCCGGGGGTCCGGCGGGCGATCACGTCGAGGTCGACGTCCTGCGCGAACGGCTTGCCGCGACCGTGGACGCGCAGGATGCCCTTGCGGCCCTCCAGGTCGGGCCGGTCGATGACGACCTGGCGGTCGAAGCGGCCGGGACGCAGCAGGGCGGGGTCGAGGATGTCGGGCCGGTTGGTCGCGGCGATGAGGATCACGCCGCCCTTGACGTCGAAGCCGTCCATCTCGACGAGAAGCTGGTTGAGCGTCTGCTCACGCTCGTCGTGGCCGCCGCCGAGGCCCGCGCCGCGGTGCCGGCCGACGGCGTCGATCTCGTCGATGAAGACGATCGCGGGGGCGTTCGCCTTGGCCTGCTCGAACAGGTCACGGACGCGGGAGGCGCCGACGCCGACGAACATCTCGACGAAGTCGGAACCGGAGATCGAGTAGAAGGGCACGCCCGCCTCGCCGGCCACGGCCCGGGCGAGCAGGGTCTTGCCGGTGCCGGGGGGGCCGTACAGCAGGACGCCCTTGGGGATCTTGGCGCCGATGGCCTGGAACTTGGCCGGGGCCTGCAGGAACTCCTTGATCTCCTGGAGCTCCTCGATGGCCTCGTCGGCTCCCGCCACGTCCGCGAAGGTGGTCTTGGGGGTGTCCTTGGTGATCAGCTTCGCCCGCGACTTGCCGAAGTTCATGACCCGGGAGCCGCCGCCCTGCATCTGGTTCATGATGAACAGGAAGATCAGGACGATCACGATGATCGGCAGGAAGCTCGCGAGGAGGCTGAGGAGGAAGTTCTCCCTCGGCACCTCGACGGTCCAGCCCTCGGACGGCTTGGACGTGTCGAGCGCCTGGGTGAGCTGGACACCCTGCCCTTCGACCCAGGGCGCCTGGATGCGGCTGACGCTCTTGTTCTGCACCGTGATCGGCTGCTTGAGCGTCAGCTCGACCCGCTGGTCCTTGTCGACCACGGTCGCACTCTTGACATTGCCCTGCTGGATCTGCTGGACGACCGTCGAGGTGTCGGCGGTGGTGTAGTTGCCGTCCCCGCCGAACATCGTGGTGACGAGCAGGAGAAGCAATACGATGCCCAGGATCCACAGGAGTGGGCCACGTGTAAATCGCTTGAGATCCATCCGTTGCGGAACCCCGGCGGGCCCGTCCCTTCCTGACCATGGCCTGCCCCGGGCGGACCCGGGGTCGCGGCATCCGTTACCGCTCCTTCTGGCTACCGAGGGACGGCCGCACGGCCCCCCACGGATATCCGAAGGTACACCCGGCCGCCGCGTCGGGTAACTGCCCGAGCGGCTCCGGCTTTGCCTTTCCAACGTACGTCAGCCAACCCCGTGTTCCCCGACCTGGCGCCCAATAAGGCACGATCCACGGGTCACTTCGCTAAGGGCTTACTCCCCTCCGTACACATGAGGCGCAAGAGTCCCGATGAAGGGCAGGTTGCGATAGCGCTCGGCGTAATCGAGACCGAACCCGATGACGAACTCGTTGGGGATGTCGAAACCGACGTATCGGACGTCCATCTCGACCTTCACCGCGTCCGGCTTGCGGAGCAGCGTGCAGATCTCCACGGAGGCCGGGTTGCGCGACCTCAGATTGTTCAACAGCCACGAAAGGGTCAGGCCCGAGTCGATGATGTCCTCGACCACGAGCACGTGCCGGCCGGCGATGTCGGTGTCGAGGTCCTTCAGCACCCGCACGACGCCCGACGACTTGGTCCCCGCGCCGTACGACGACACGGCCATCCAGTCCATCTGGACGGGCACGTGCAGCGCACGGGCGAGGTCGGCCATGACCATCACCGCGCCCTTCAGCACACCGACGATCAGCAGTTCCGTGCCGGCGTAGTCGGCGTCGATCTGACCGGCCAACTCCTTGATCTTCGTCTGCAGCTCCTGCTCCGAGATGAGGACGCGGGAGAGGTCCTTGCCCATGTCTGCTGCATCCACCTGGGGTTATTCCTTACGCGAGCGAGACGTTGTCCACGGCGAAGACAAGGGTGCCACAGCGCCTGACCACAACCACCCCCCCGGGTAGGTCCACCCCCTTCTGCCCGTGCCAGCCGGTCACCAGCCGGTCGACCGCCTCGATGTGCACCGCGGCGAGCGCGGCGGCGTGCGCCCCCGCCTCGACGGCGGCGCGCCTGATCACCCGCCGCCGCACCGCCGCCGGCACGTCCGCGATGCCGGGCACCCGGAGCTCCCCCGCCGGTCCCCGCGACCGCGCGTGGACCTCCGCGGCCCACCCGTCGAGGGCGTCCGCGTCGTCCCGGCACAGCCGCGCCGTACGGGCGAGCGCCTCGGCGATCCCGGGCCCCAGCGCGTCCTCCAGCACCGGCAGGACGTCGTGCCGCACGCGGACCCTGCGGTAGGCGCGGTCGTCGTTGTGGGGGTCGTCCCATGGCCGCAGGCCGAGGGCGGCGCAGGCCTGCCGGGTGCGCTCCCGGCCGAGCCCCAGCAGCGGCCGCCGATAGATCCCGGAGACCTCCGCCATGCCGGACAGGGAGCGGGAGCCGCTGCCCCGGGCCAGCCGCAGCAGCACGGTCTCCGCCTGGTCGTCGAGGGTGTGGCCGAGCAGGACCGCGGCGGCCCCCAGCCGGCCGGCCGCGGCCGACAGCGCGGCGTAGCGCGCGTCCCGCGCCGCGGCCTCGGGGCCGCCGGCCGTCCCCACGGTGACGGTCAGCGCCTCGGCCGGGTCGAGGCCGAGCGCCGGGGCGAGCCGTACGACGTCGCGGGCCCGCCCGGCCGAGCCCTCCTGCAGGCGATGGTCGACGGTCAGCAGCCCGGCGCGCAGGCCGAGACGCGGGGCCGCGAACCCGGTGGCCGCCGCCAGCGCCAGCGAGTCGGCGCCGCCGCTGCAGGCCACCAGGACCAGCGGCCTTCGCCCCCCGTCCGGTTCCGCGCGCGCGGTGAGGTCCGCGAGCGACAGCCGTACGGCACGGCGGACGTCGGCGACGGCGGGATGCGGGCCCATGGGCCCATTCTCGCGGTGTCCCGCGCGAGCGCGGGACACCGAGGAGCGCGGGTCAGGAAGAGGCGGTGAGCACCCGGGACATCCAGGCGTGGGGGTCGGCGATCTCGTCGCGGTCGGGCAGCGTCTCCGGGGAGGTCCAGACCTTGTTGAACCCGTCCATCCCGGCCTCGTCCACCACCGTGCGGACGAATCGGGAGCCCTCGGCGTACTGCTTCATCTTCAGCTCGATGCCGAGCAGCCGGCGGACCAGCTGGTCGACGCGGGAGCCGCCCTCGCGGCGGCGCTGGAACCTGGCGCGGATCTCGGCGACCGACGGCACCACGCTGGGCCCGACCGCGTCCATGACGTAGTCGCCGTGCCCCTCGACCAGTGTCATCACGGCCGTGACCCGGTCGAGCACGGCCTTCTGCTCGGGCGTCTGGATGGCCTCGATGAGATTGCCCTCGCCGCCCTTGAAGGCGTCGGCCACCGCGTCGGAGGCGGCGCGCAGGCGCTCCAGCAGCGTCGCGAGGTCCATCTCGGAGGCGAGGAGGAACTCGGTCATCTGGCCGCGCACGTACTCCCGCAGCCAGGGCACGCCGGTGAACTGCACCCGGTGGGTCTCCTCGTGGAGGCACACCCACAGGCGGAAGTCGCGCGGGTCGACGCCGAGCTCGCGCTCGGCGTGCACGATGTTCGGCGCGACCAGGGTGAGCCGGCCGGCCGGCGCGACGCCGGACGGGTCCGGCGGGAGGAACAGCTCGTACTGCCCGAGCACCCGGGAGGCGAGGAAGGCCAGCACCGCGCCGACCTCCAGGCCCGTGATGCGCGAGCCGACGGCGCCGACGATCGGCGGCATGTTGGACATCTTCTGCGTCAGCGGCTCCAGCACGACCCGGAATCCGTCGACGTTGGCGCGGATCCAGCCGGGGCGGTCCACCACCGTGGCCGCCTCGGGCGGGGCCGAGTCGATGCGGGTGAACTCCCGCACGTGCCCCTCGGCGTCCCGCGACAGCCGCCGGAGTTCGAGGACGGCCTGCCTGGCCTCCTCGCGGCTCACCTGCGGGCCCGGCCGCACGAGGCGCACTCCGGTCGTGACGGCCAGATCCCAGTCGATCACCTGCATACTCACCACCGTACGTTCTCCGCCTGCCCGCCGCGCGGGCGGCCGAGCGTGGTCCGGCATCTCAGCTCTGGGAGACGATCGTGGCCATCCTGTCGAGGGCGGCTATGGCCCGCGTCGGATCGGCCACCTGATCGGCCATGAACGCGAAGGTCAGCAGCCGGCCCTCGGACGTGTACGCGATCCCCGCCAGGGTGTTCACGCCGTTCAAAGTGCCCGTCTTCGCGCGGACCAATCCGGCGCCGGCCGCCGAGCCGGACCTGCCGTACCGGTTGTGCAGGGTCCCGGTGAAACCGGCGATCGGCAGCCCGCTGATCAGCGAGTGCAGGCCGGGGTGCGCCGGCGACGCCGCCATGGCGAGGATCCGGGCGAGGCCGCCGGGCGTGATCCGGTTCCTGGTGGACAGGCCGCTGCCGTCGTGCACCTCCACGCCCTCGGCCACGCCGAGCCGGGTGAGCACGCCGCCGACCGTCGCGGCCACGCCCTCGAACGTGTGCGGCTTCCCCTCCTTCACGGCGGCCTGGCGGGCGAGCGCCTCGGCGAGGTCGTTGTCGCTGTGCGTGAGCATCCGCTCCACCAGCGCGTAGACCGGCCCCGACTCCACCCGCGCCAGCTCCTGGGCGCCTGCCCCGGCCCGGCCCGGGCCGACGTCCCCGCCCACCTTGACGCCGTTCTTCCTGAGCAGCGCGGCGAACGCGTCGGCGGCGGTGCGCGCCGGGTCGGGCACCCGCGCGCCGTTCGCCGCCCGGCCCTCGTCGATCATGAGCGCGGACACCGGGGCGACGCTGCCCTCGGGGATGTACGTCGGCTTCCAGCCCGGCGCCGTACGCGGCCCGCCGAACAGGGAGGCGTCGTACGACAGGCCGGCCGAGGTGACGCCGGCCGCCTTCAGCGCCTTCGCCGTACGGAAGGCGAGCAGGTCGAGCGTCGCCGGCCTCGGGTAGGCGTCCCTCCGCTCCGCGGCGCTCGTCCCCGGGCCGGCCAGGGTGGGGTCGCCCCCGCCGACCAGGACGATCGAACCCGGGGCGGTGCCCCTGACCACCCGGGTCGCCAGGCGGGCGTCCGGGCCCACCGAGGCCAGCACCGTCAGCGCGGTGACGACCTTCGTGGTGGAGGCGGGGGTGATGGGGGTGCCCGAGCGGCCGTCGAAAACGGTGGAGCCGGTCGCCACGTCGAGGACGATGCCGGCCACGCTGCCCCCCAGGGCGGGGTCACCCATCGCAGCGGTGAGCCGGGTGGTCAAAGTACCCTTGGCGGGGAGAGCCCCATCCCCCGCCGCGGCCAGAACCGGACCCGCGGTCACCAGGGGGATCGGGTTCGGCTTCGGGGACGCGACCGGAGCCGGGGTCCTGTCGGCGTCATGGGCGATCAGATAGCTGCCCGCGAGGACGACGAAGATCTGCAGCAGGGCGAGGGTGGACACCACCACCCAGCGCTCACGTCGCACCACGTCACCCTCATTTCGCGCCGACCTTGAACACGCTTACGAGACATTAACGCCAGCCCGGGAGACCGGGGACTCATGCGGAGGAACGAGTGGAGTTCGACGTTGTCGTTGAGATTCCCAAGGGACAACGGAACAAGTACGAGGTGGACCACAAGACCGGCCGCATTCGCCTGGACCGCATGCTCTTCACGTCGACCCAGTACCCCGCTGACTACGGGTTCATCGAGGACACGCTGGGCGAGGACGGAGATCCGCTCGACGCGCTGGTGCTGCTCCAGGAGCCGACCTTCCCCGGCTGCCTGATCAAGTGCCGGGCGGTCGGGATGTTCCGGATGACCGACGAGAAGGGTGGTGACGACAAGGTGCTGTGCGTCCCGGCCACCGATCCGCGGATGGAGCACATCCGCGACATCCACCACGTCGCCGAGTTCGACCGGCTGGAGATCCAGCACTTCTTCGAGGTCTACAAGGACCTCGAACCGGGCAAGTCGGTCGAGGGCGCCAACTGGGTCGGCCGCACCGAGGCCGAAGCCGAGATCGTCGCGAGCACCAAGCGGTTCGAGGAGATCGACCACCAGGGCGAGGACCACTGAGCCGGTGCCGTAGGGGGCACTAGGCGGGCCGGGTGGCGCCGACGAGGTCATGGCGCCAGATGGGTGCGATGCGGACCACGTCCCCCGTCTGGGGGGCGTGGACCATCATGCCGCGCCCGATGTAGAGGCCCACGTGATGGATGGTGCCGGGGCTGCGGCTCAGCCTGCCGTAGAACAGCAGGTCGCCGCTGCGCAGTTCCTTGAGCGGGACGTGCCGTCCCGAGGTCCACTGGGTGCCGGTCCAGTGATCGAGCGAGA is a window of Microbispora sp. NBC_01189 DNA encoding:
- a CDS encoding aminotransferase class V-fold PLP-dependent enzyme, which gives rise to MSALTFVPQQPATPVSEPNAVSEPNPVSEPVRTPAVVGADLEVPVRGGRLVPYANLDYAASAPCLEPVNTAVAAALPAYSSVHRGAGYASQLTTQRYEQARHTVRAFVGARPGDALVFVRNTTDAMNLLARSLPEGTTVVVFGTEHHASLLPWADAVRLDPPAFPGEAVRAADEALAAIEGRALLVVTAASNVTGELWPIAGLAHIAHRHGARIAVDAAQFVPHRGLNLAALDLDYVAFSGHKLYAPFGAGVLAGRPDWLAAADPYLRGGGAVRAVGETTEWSDDPEARHEAGTPNVLGAVALAAACDALAATGWTPLVREEERLLARLRAGLAAIPGVRELSLWGPDHPRVGIVSFVVEGRPAREVAEILSAEHGIGVRDGKFCAHPFVRHLLGGAEDEGCADGTVSAVRASIGIGTTEEHVDRLVTALREIAPA
- a CDS encoding NADH-quinone oxidoreductase subunit D; this translates as MTEQGGPRIERVVGIGAGADAVRPRELATEDLVLDIGPQHPSTHGVLRLRLVLDGERIVTAEPIVGYMHRGAEKLFEVRDYRQIIVLANRHDWLSAFANELGVVLAVERMIGMQPPARAVWARTLLAELNRVLNHLMFLGGHPLELGAAGPVFPAFRERETLQYVMEEISGGRMHYMFNRVGGLKEELPEGWLGRVTTAVAAVRRRLPDIEELVTGNEVFTARTRGVGVLDHETIMQYGVSGPAARASGVDFDLRRDEPYLAYGELPVKVVTRSAGDCQARFQVLLDQVKVSLDLADACVERLRHLPPGPINQRLPKVLKVPEGHTYAWTENPLGLNGYYLVSRGEKTPWRLKLRSASYNNVQVLRELLPGHTAADLIAILGSMFFVVGDIDK
- a CDS encoding DUF3180 domain-containing protein, translated to MKPSNPGVLVGLVVVFAVLTWGLLRQSYSVVPTLPWTAVPTVLLLAIGEAYTGWLTRARILRRPDTKPVEPLAVARLAALAQATAYAGAAFAGVFAGFVLRVLDLLDLDKPRQDAIIGGGSFVACVVLICAALFLEHCCRVPGKPGGES
- the folK gene encoding 2-amino-4-hydroxy-6-hydroxymethyldihydropteridine diphosphokinase, translating into MRVVIALGSNLGRRIENLQGAVDALFDAPGLTFVAASPVYETEPVGGPTQSAYLNAVVVAESMLDPRTLLERAHSVENAFGRERAERWGPRTLDVDLIAVGTLMSDDPELTLPHPRAHERAFVLVPWAQADPAAVLPGRGSVAALLADLDQSGVRLRTDLVLEPPA
- the folB gene encoding dihydroneopterin aldolase yields the protein MSRDAVRLTGLRARGRHGCLPAERELGQEFVIDVCLRLDTAPAAAADDLTLTVDYGALALELVRIAEGEPVNLIETLAERLAAACLAHEMVEEAEISVHKPAAPIPLPFDDVVVTIRRGRA
- a CDS encoding nuclear transport factor 2 family protein, with the translated sequence MKDIEELNQAFYNAIEAGDLDRMSEIWIEDVPGRPALCVHPGWPMLSGRSEVLRSWALIMANTTYIQFVLTDVQTTVLGDVAVVTCAENILTAADSDEPGFAAGRVVASSTYVRTSGGWRLWLYHGSPVLQSDDDDEEEDQEQ
- the folP gene encoding dihydropteroate synthase, encoding MTTPSVPGMPEAERCLVMGVVNVTPDSFSDGGQWFDPDVAIRHGLDLVAEGADIVDVGGESTRPGAARVSLEEELRRVEPVIRALTQEGVTVSVDTMRAEVAEAAVAAGARLVNDVSGGLADPAMPRVVAATGVPYVVMHWRGHSRDMDNRAVYDDVLTEVAEELRKRVDSVLAEGVREEQIVLDPGLGFSKNAEHNWAVLAGIAELNRLGHPLLVGASRKRFLGRLLAGPDGEPRPFDGSDDATVAVTALAAEAGAWCVRVHRVRPNADAVRVAATWRAAGVRHAAGARDAVAARHAAARHADESR
- the folE gene encoding GTP cyclohydrolase I FolE, whose product is MAEPHPAGPPSGFDHGRIEKAVREILLAIGENPDRDGLRDTPARVARAYAEQFAGLGQRPEDALTTMFDADHDEMVLVKDIEVMSTCEHHLLPFQGVAHIGYTPNEKGRITGLSKLARLVDVYARRPQVQERMTSQIADGLMQVLEPRGVIVVIEAEHMCMTMRGVRKPGAKTITSAVRGDFRSSEATRAEAMSLILRG